The Armigeres subalbatus isolate Guangzhou_Male unplaced genomic scaffold, GZ_Asu_2 Contig937, whole genome shotgun sequence genomic sequence TGTTTTATTCTTTCAATTGTAGCTTTATTATCAATCAGCCTTTCGCTTTTCGGCTTCGTTCGAAATATAGGAGCTGTTAATAATACTTATTAATACAAGACTTGAtttttcgcattattttctcAATGAGATGATTATTAAATATATACAGGCATTCGTGTCACAGcagaaaaatgttaaaaatacaaataatattTGCTATTAGATATACATCTTATGTGGAGGAGTTACGTGGATTTTGCTGAGGCGCCATCCATGAGTTACATAAAACCAAAGAATTGGAAAGAGGTTCACAGGAACGTAATGGCTCATTAGAAGGAAATATAAATTTCACATAAAAAAGTATTCAGGGGGAAAGGAGTTGGAAATTCGTATGTTCAGCGTTACATAACAAATGGATGCTGACTGATGAGTGCGTCAGTACGCGGTTAGAATCGCTTCGCTTTCGCGGTCGGCTTCGGCTTGTTGTGCAGCATGGTGGCGCACTTCGGAATGTGTCGTTCAGCAGCGGTCTGATTGAAACGGCGCGAACAGTGCGGACACTGGATGTAGTCCGGGTTCTCCGATGGCGGTGGCGGTGGCAAATCTGAAAGCTTTCCGCCCTTGGCCAAGTGGGCTTGCATTTCCTTGGCCGCACGGATGGCCTGGATGAATTCCTCGTGCTTGCGGCGCCAGTCGCTCTTACGACGACTGTCTGCAGTTGCGCCAGTTGCCTTGGTAGTAGTTGACATTCCGGAAATGGATTTCTTACTCGCCCCTGCTCCAACCTTTTTCTTGGACAGCACGTATTTTTCCGCTTCGGTTCCCAGCACTCGGTGCTTAGTGGTGTCGAACACCTTCCTTTTCTTGTTTTTAGTTTTTTGGCAAATCTCCCGGTGCTTTCCAATACGATCTTCAGCAAAGTTCCGTCCACAGATAGTGCATCGCTCTAGTCCATCCGGCACGGGTTCCTCTTTTAAGGATCGATTAGAGGCTGCGGATGTTGTTGATACGACTGATGAAGCGGTCGATGGTTTCCGACTTGGCCTGGCAAGGGGTTTGCCAGTTGAGGTCCGAGATGCAGAAGACTGCGAGAGCATGATACGAAAAATTTGATCAGAAATGACATTGACTGGAATCAAGGCCTGCTACAATAGGGGTACTTACTTTGGAGGAGTTTGCTGACGAAGGGCTGCTTGATGATTGTGCTGGAGCTGGTGCTGAAGAACTCGCCATAGCCGGTGACTTTTTGGGCACAGACTTCGTCGCACTGCTACTGGCTTTAGCAGTTACAGTGGGGGTCGTTGTGGGTGTTCTCCCTGGAACGGGCTTCAGTTTGAGACTATTGACGTTCTGGTGGTGGCCATTGAGTTTTCCCACATTCGGAAGCTTGCGGGGAA encodes the following:
- the LOC134204861 gene encoding zinc finger C2HC domain-containing protein 1C-like isoform X2, whose product is MATQGPTTTVTAMAGATPAGMTSRLAQMQMRFQQRQQQERDQRKVEMISTTKATAASVAAQHHTAGSNGSSNTVRTSTISAYSTTTTSSTTSTGTAGAGGDLSASLGAGKVRQMFDERRHHRVAGIDKSYPLQPIQQQQQQLQPAGKPTVNGSNVSNGNPTKGTAAGLNNKTRVPPISANTKARLAMQQQRPQQQENGNHVETLKAASFDDNENLLDDEKFPDTISFDEDITLTPTPIPRKLPNVGKLNGHHQNVNSLKLKPVPGRTPTTTPTVTAKASSSATKSVPKKSPAMASSSAPAPAQSSSSPSSANSSKSSASRTSTGKPLARPSRKPSTASSVVSTTSAASNRSLKEEPVPDGLERCTICGRNFAEDRIGKHREICQKTKNKKRKVFDTTKHRVLGTEAEKYVLSKKKVGAGASKKSISGMSTTTKATGATADSRRKSDWRRKHEEFIQAIRAAKEMQAHLAKGGKLSDLPPPPPSENPDYIQCPHCSRRFNQTAAERHIPKCATMLHNKPKPTAKAKRF
- the LOC134204861 gene encoding zinc finger C2HC domain-containing protein 1C-like isoform X1, with the protein product MKGNNTDIAGRSASSLISNGAVVNGAVSISLNDSWTGRSLLEALGRVGPLGGNFAEMRFQQRQQQERDQRKVEMISTTKATAASVAAQHHTAGSNGSSNTVRTSTISAYSTTTTSSTTSTGTAGAGGDLSASLGAGKVRQMFDERRHHRVAGIDKSYPLQPIQQQQQQLQPAGKPTVNGSNVSNGNPTKGTAAGLNNKTRVPPISANTKARLAMQQQRPQQQENGNHVETLKAASFDDNENLLDDEKFPDTISFDEDITLTPTPIPRKLPNVGKLNGHHQNVNSLKLKPVPGRTPTTTPTVTAKASSSATKSVPKKSPAMASSSAPAPAQSSSSPSSANSSKSSASRTSTGKPLARPSRKPSTASSVVSTTSAASNRSLKEEPVPDGLERCTICGRNFAEDRIGKHREICQKTKNKKRKVFDTTKHRVLGTEAEKYVLSKKKVGAGASKKSISGMSTTTKATGATADSRRKSDWRRKHEEFIQAIRAAKEMQAHLAKGGKLSDLPPPPPSENPDYIQCPHCSRRFNQTAAERHIPKCATMLHNKPKPTAKAKRF
- the LOC134204861 gene encoding zinc finger C2HC domain-containing protein 1C-like isoform X3; its protein translation is MKLKSLDYAEIIESFTNRYENIIKKMRFQQRQQQERDQRKVEMISTTKATAASVAAQHHTAGSNGSSNTVRTSTISAYSTTTTSSTTSTGTAGAGGDLSASLGAGKVRQMFDERRHHRVAGIDKSYPLQPIQQQQQQLQPAGKPTVNGSNVSNGNPTKGTAAGLNNKTRVPPISANTKARLAMQQQRPQQQENGNHVETLKAASFDDNENLLDDEKFPDTISFDEDITLTPTPIPRKLPNVGKLNGHHQNVNSLKLKPVPGRTPTTTPTVTAKASSSATKSVPKKSPAMASSSAPAPAQSSSSPSSANSSKSSASRTSTGKPLARPSRKPSTASSVVSTTSAASNRSLKEEPVPDGLERCTICGRNFAEDRIGKHREICQKTKNKKRKVFDTTKHRVLGTEAEKYVLSKKKVGAGASKKSISGMSTTTKATGATADSRRKSDWRRKHEEFIQAIRAAKEMQAHLAKGGKLSDLPPPPPSENPDYIQCPHCSRRFNQTAAERHIPKCATMLHNKPKPTAKAKRF
- the LOC134204861 gene encoding zinc finger C2HC domain-containing protein 1C-like isoform X4, which encodes MRFQQRQQQERDQRKVEMISTTKATAASVAAQHHTAGSNGSSNTVRTSTISAYSTTTTSSTTSTGTAGAGGDLSASLGAGKVRQMFDERRHHRVAGIDKSYPLQPIQQQQQQLQPAGKPTVNGSNVSNGNPTKGTAAGLNNKTRVPPISANTKARLAMQQQRPQQQENGNHVETLKAASFDDNENLLDDEKFPDTISFDEDITLTPTPIPRKLPNVGKLNGHHQNVNSLKLKPVPGRTPTTTPTVTAKASSSATKSVPKKSPAMASSSAPAPAQSSSSPSSANSSKSSASRTSTGKPLARPSRKPSTASSVVSTTSAASNRSLKEEPVPDGLERCTICGRNFAEDRIGKHREICQKTKNKKRKVFDTTKHRVLGTEAEKYVLSKKKVGAGASKKSISGMSTTTKATGATADSRRKSDWRRKHEEFIQAIRAAKEMQAHLAKGGKLSDLPPPPPSENPDYIQCPHCSRRFNQTAAERHIPKCATMLHNKPKPTAKAKRF